A single genomic interval of Rhea pennata isolate bPtePen1 chromosome 5, bPtePen1.pri, whole genome shotgun sequence harbors:
- the APIP gene encoding methylthioribulose-1-phosphate dehydratase — MAAANGSAGCLERASGRDAAQEKLHPRNLIPELCRLFYGLGWVTGTGGGISLKHGNEIYIAPSGVQKERIQPEDMFVCDIKEQDISGPPPHKKLKKSQCTPLFMNAYTMRGAGAVIHTHSKAAVMATLLYPGKEFSITHQEMIKGIQKCTSGGHYRYDDTLVVPIIENTPEEKDLKERMACAMEQYPDSCAVLVRRHGVYVWGETWEKAKTMCECYDYLFDIAVQMKQHGLDPSKYPSGENGIL, encoded by the exons atGGCCGCCGCTAACGGCAGTGCCGGCTGCCTCGAGCGCGCCAGCGGCCGCGACGCCGCGCAG gaaaagttGCATCCGAGAAATCTTATCCCAGAACTTTGTAGACTGTTTTATGGTTTAGGCTGGGTGACAGGAACTGGTGGAGGAATCAGCTTGAAACATGG GAATGAAATCTATATCGCTCCTTCAGGAGTCCAGAAGGAAAGAATACAG CCAGAAGATATGTTTGTTTGTGACATAAAAGAACAGGACATCAGCGGACCTCCGCCACacaagaaactaaaaaaaagccAGTGCACACCCCTTTTTATGAATGCTTACACTATGAGAG GAGCGGGTGCTGTGATCCATACTCATTCCAAGGCTGCTGTTATGGCTACCCTTCTTTACCCAGGGAAGGAATTCAGTATTACCCATCAGGAGATGATAAAAGGAATCCAGAAGTGTACTTCAGGAGGACATTACCG atATGATGATACACTAGTGGTTCCCATTATTGAGAATACACCAGAAGAGAAAGATCTCAAGGAGAGAATGGCATGTGCAATGGAACAATACCCAGACTCTTGTGCTGTATTGGTCAGACGTCATGGAGTTTATGTATGGGGAGAAACATGGGAAAAAGCCAAAACAAT gtGCGAGTGTTATGATTACCTGTTTGACATCGCAGTGCAGATGAAGCAGCATGGACTAGATCCTTCAAAATACCCATCAGGAGAAAATGGGATCCTGTAA